TCTCCATTCATCTTACCCTTCAAAAcgcctttctcttttttccatcgtatttttccttctcatttgaGACATTTGAAAGTCTTAAGATGATAACTAGGTTTAGGTTTTGTGGAAAGCTCTAGAAAGGGTACTTGTTACAAAAGTTTCTACAGTTAGTACAACTATTCTTTTATCAGTCAACAGATGAAGAGCTAGAAAAAGGCCTATTGAACTAATCTCAAAATTCCCTTTGTATGGATTTAAATGTATAGCATtagcagttttccttttgcttattGTGTTTATTGTAATGTACTGTTCCAGAGAATTTAGTTATTTGAAAAAACTGGTACTTGTTTTTTGAAAAAACTGCATATTTAACATACTtatattttatgtgaaaaaaaaaaatgaatgcatgcagtgtcatttttctttctaatttctcTCAATTTAAAGTATAAGCAGAGTCAAACTGCAGCTGACTGTGTATGAATATATTGGCTCTGACCTGGGAAAGCACTTTGAAGCATTTCTTAGCTCACAAACAATCTTCATGAACATTTTACTTCTACTTGGAACTTTCCCTCCGTATATATTTAgtgaaatataatttttcagaagTCCAATTCACAAAGCAGTAAAGTGattaatgaaaatgtcagtcaaaatcaaaatattctTCATGTCACATCCAGATGACATGCTCTTTCTGTACTTTCTAGGACTAGATGGAAATGTGAAGCTGTAGTTTTGTTTGTTATGATAAGGTGTTCTCTTTCTTCGAgaatgagattatttttctgctttcaggcCAAGGCGGATATTCTTACTTAAAGGAATGGCTTTGGTGGGCAGGATTGCTATCAAGTAAGTCACTTCTCTCAACCTATGTGTAAATGATACATAAAGCAGAttgttttaaatagatttattccctgatttttcactcttttcacttaaaagaaatgtctttgcaATCACCTCTATGATAGAAGCTGTTCTGATATCCCATCTCTCAAATCTGTGTTTGCTCTTTGTAGCTCTTCGCAGAATAACAACCTTTTCTTTAATATCCCATCAAAAGCAATGGGATTGAAACTGTCCAGCTTCTAAGAGTACTCAGGGGAAAAGTATTTAACTTTCTTCAGCCTGTATTATGTCCAGAGGAGGTTATGCAGAtaatttggaaaggaaaatttgCATATATAGTGTGGAAAAAGATTTTGGTTTGTATTTGCTATCATAcgaaatatttataatattatgCCTTTTATCCCTACCCTTCAACCTGATCcaaatgttctttcttctgcagtggGATTAGGAGAAGCTGTAAACTTTGCTGCCTATGCCTTTGCACCTGCAACCTTAGTTACTCCCTTGGGTGCGCTGAGCGTTCTCATAAGGTTAGTACAAACTGGAAGCAAACCTTGACAAATGAACCATTCGCTGTGTGAGggaaaaatactgtctttggCTGAAAGTAGAGAATTTTAataggaaaactgaaaagcaatatATGAACAAAAAAGCGCTTTTTGTTCATTGGTGGAAAGATCCCTTGATTAtttagaactgaattttctggGTAGAGGGGTGAGAAGTCTTGTTCCAAAAAGACCACTATATGCTTTCCCAACAGCCTTCCACCTATATTATAAACTATTTCTTACCACTGTGTACTGGGTATGCTGCTGATGCACAGTGGTAGAAAGCTGCAATTTATCTCTTCCTAGAGAACTGAAGCTTTCTTAAAAAGTCATATCCTGTTCTTCAGTTGCAATGGTACTTTAtgagaaaatacagtgtttccccactaaaatgttttcaaaaccatttctcTTTTATAGGAGCATAATTTCATATTAAGGCACACTTAGTaaacattttgggtttgtttggtctTTTCCAAGTCCTTCTGGAAAGCAGGCAAAGAAAATCTTAGCTCGTTTAATATCAGCAGTTAAAATCTGTGGTTCTTTTGAAATATGAGTACTGTTCAAACAATCATTATTTGCTATGTATGAAGAAACAAATAACTTCCAGATGTTTAAGCACATACATTAATATGGCtagcacagaagcagaaaagacatgAATTATGCGTACAACAAATTTTCTGGGAAATAAGTTATTAGAGAAATggatttattgcattttaaatgtaaaactaaTTGTTAGGACCTGAGTATACTTAGATGAAACATTGTGTTTAAAACTAACCTGGGccatgattttttgttttgacttgggtttttttttagagaagCTTACAGTAATTTAACTGCTAAAAATGCAGCCATTCTGTCATAGCAAAACCTGTGTAACTTCATCATTTATAGATGTGCTGGGATGAGTGCGTAGGTAGATGCAGACTAACTGGCTGCCTGGCGGCTGCTTTGCAAAACAGCCCGAGTTTAGCACCCCTCTTCTTTGATGTGGGTAGCAATCTTTCCAGTTTTCACTAAACAGAGAGGTCATGAGAACTTTGTGTCAGTGAGCTTGCTACCCTTGTGTgaaaaaatggctttaatttGATCAGTGGGTCGAAAAACAATTTGTGAGCACAACCACACACCGTTAAGCCTGTGTCTGTCCGTAAAGTTGTGCTCTAGCTGGCTAATCATGTGCCCTGTGAGGTGGCCTCATCTGGGCCATGTTACTATCCTTAGGTTAAATCTTGAACACGTTGGAGAGCCTGGGGTCAGTCCTCTTCAAAGGAGGAGGTGtgccttctctgtgtttttagGGGAGTCCTGGCAAACCAGGCAGAAATAATGCCTGggtgggagaggctggggaCAGATCAGGAAGTTTCCAAAACGTGAGTGCATTGGTTCTAATGGCAGTTCAAGTGCTTTAAactatttttggaagaaaataacagtTCCCGTTATTAGGAGGTGTGTGAGAGTGCATACCCCTTACTCAGACAATCAGTAATGAGAAGTTCCTTGAGCAATTTGGACCCTTAACAATCTGGAGGGGAGGGTAGTTAACCCTCCTAAAACCTGACCTTCTGGATCCCGATCAACCTTCTTGCAAAACTCCTTAAAATTTTATTGTTTCAGGCTGGTTTCCCAAATATCCAAATTCAGAAGAGGTTTTGAACTACTCTTACGTTGCACAAACAGATTTTGAATGTCTCACGTGGCTGTTGGAGCTGAAccttttatttgtgttttgctgaACAGTGCTGTATTGTCatcctgttttttaaatgagaagctGAATATTCATGGAAAGCTGGGCTGCGTACTGAGCATTCTGGGGTCAACAGTCATGGTTATTCATGCCCCCGAAGAGGAGGAGGTCACCTCACTAGATGAGATGGAAAGAAAGCTGCAAGATCCAGGTCTGTATGCAATTGCAGTGAACGTGTGCTACAGTTCATAGAGAAGTGTTCAGGATGCTGAATAAATTTAGCGTGTGCTTGGACGTAGTCTGGTATTTTCTCTCATACACATTactcttcttccctttgctcTTTCTTACAGCATTTGTTACATTTGCTGTTCTACTAACAGTTGTTGCCCTCATGCTGATTTTTATCGTGGCTCCAAAGAGAGGCCAGACAAATATCCTGATCTACATTTTAATTTGCTCACTCATTGGTGCCTTCTCTGTCTCGTCTGTGAAAGGCCTGGGCATTGCCATTAAACAAATGCTGGAGCAGAAGCCAGTTTATCGGCATCCATTGGTTTACATTTTGGTGAGTGTCTTAGTGCTTTCAGTCAGCACTCAGATCAACTATCTCAACAAAGCATTGGATGTGTTCAATACATCTTTAGTGACACCTATTTATTATGTGTGTTTCACCACAACGGTTGTGACATGCTCCATCATCCTGTTCAAGGAGTGGAGTAGTATGGACCTGGGTGATATCATTGGAACCCTGAGTGGTTTCTGCACTATCCTCATTGGCATTTTTCTACTGCATGCCTTCAAAAATACTAACATCAGCTGGAGTCAGTTGATGTCCACTGTTGCCAAAGAACCATCATTACCACACCGAGAGAACGAAACCTGTCACACCTTACTGGAGAGCATGGAAGACCCTGCTTTGGCATATGAAGAGGACAACATTTTATTCAGCCAATGAAACTCTCTAGCAGTGTTCATCATTAAAGTATCATGAATTGCAGACTCAGCCCACCTGTGTCTACCGGAATGCTGCTCTTTTCTACAATCCTCTGGAAAACCATCTGTAAGGCCACTTAAGTGTGGGCCACTCCTCTGTGTGCCCACTGTTGGTAGTAATGAATACAAATGTTCAGTAATTAACGTGACAGAAACCTGATGGTGATTGTATATTAGGCAATGAAAAACCTTGTCCTTTTTTTTGTGCAGCATCTCCTATTGGAGAATTTTATCAGAAAAGGATGGTCTTTGTAATCTATGTTTACAAAGTGCAATTTTCCCATCATGATAAAAGATAATCTGTGCTGAAGTGACAAGCACTCTGCTATGGCCTTAATATTTCAGgctttctttatatttttgtactttattGCCAAGCAAACTTGTAGATATTCTACATGAAGAATATTCATTGGAGGTAcaatatgaagaaaacagtgtttaaCTCTTTCAGCTTTGATTATACAATTTTATGCAagattttttcacttttgatcACCTATCAATGAACCTTGAATAGACGTCACCAAAAAAATTGATGAAATATGGTTCTCGGTAACTAGCCTCCttcaaaatccattttttaCCAGCAAAGTTTTAGCCCTTCTACTTCAGGAATCCTGAATGGTTTGGAAATCCCTGaatacctttttatttcaaaactatagccaagtttcattttaagaaaaagcaaattcattAGAGACCTGAAAACAGTTTCTATtggcttaagaaaaaaacataagaTTGAAgaataagaggaagaaaaccaaaatgtgc
The window above is part of the Strigops habroptila isolate Jane chromosome 7, bStrHab1.2.pri, whole genome shotgun sequence genome. Proteins encoded here:
- the NIPAL1 gene encoding LOW QUALITY PROTEIN: magnesium transporter NIPA3 (The sequence of the model RefSeq protein was modified relative to this genomic sequence to represent the inferred CDS: deleted 1 base in 1 codon) produces the protein MERSEQSEDGTPPELYLAHGSLVLLFLLPGAVLSLACHNSCLAWCQIINVSESHSSLLTSMDGTVNETNQYISMLAGSRYRLYIGLALAIGSSTFIGSSFILKKKGLLKLADKGVPRAGQGGYSYLKEWLWWAGLLSMGLGEAVNFAAYAFAPATLVTPLGALSVLISAVLSSCFLNEKLNIHGKLGCVLSILGSTVMVIHAPEEEEVTSLDEMERKLQDPAFVTFAVLLTVVALMLIFIVAPKRGQTNILIYILICSLIGAFSVSSVKGLGIAIKQMLEQKPVYRHPLVYILVSVLVLSVSTQINYLNKALDVFNTSLVTPIYYVCFTTTVVTCSIILFKEWSSMDLGDIIGTLSGFCTILIGIFLLHAFKNTNISWSQLMSTVAKEPSLPHRENETCHTLLESMEDPALAYEEDNILFSQ